The Thermococcus sibiricus MM 739 DNA window ACAAACACTAATAGAACTCACTTAGAGCCTCGGCTTGTCTTTTCTAAATTTTCATTTTTGATTTTTTTGCCCTAAATTGTAAGGAAATTTGGCTGTTTTCGTCCATTTTTTGGTAAATTTATCAAAAAATACTCTAAATTTCCGAAAGACATATATACTACATATACATAAACCTATGATGAATTTCCACAAGGGAGGTGCTTTGGATGAACTCAGCAGTTATTATATTGGCGGCTGCAATTATATATGTGGCCATGTATTTTACTTATGGAAAAGCTCTCCAGAACAAAGTCGTCAAAGCCGATCCCAACAGACCAACCCCTGCACACAAGCTCTATGATGGTGTTGATTACGTTCCAGCGCACCCGGTAGTTCTCTATGGTCATCACTTCGCCTCAATAGCTGGAGCTGGACCTATTACGGGGCCAGCAATAGCAATGGCGTGGGGATGGTTGCCGTCCTTGCTATGGGTATGGTTTGGAAACGTATTCATTGGGGCAGTGCATGACTATCTGGCTTTGATGGCATCAGTAAGGTATGATGGTAAATCTATACAGTGGATTGCTGGAAAAATAATGAGCAAAAGGACGGGGGTTGCTTTTGAAGTTTACATTTGGTTCACTCTCCTACTTGTAGTGGCGGCGTTCGTAGCAGTTGTAGCAAGATTGGTAGTCCTGACTCCGGAAGCTGCAACAGCAACGCTGTTGTTCCTTCTAGTGGCAATTATTCTAGGCTGGCTGATGTATAAGATGAACGTAAACTTCTATGTTGCAACTATCATAGGGCTAATACTCCTTGTTGTGGCAGTATGGATTGGCTTTAAGAACCCACTGATCTTTGTTCAAGGTCAAACAGTCGATGGAAGCCCCGAGTATCTTCAGGCATACCACTACTGGAATATTATATTAATGATCTACATTATTGTGGCAGCTTCACTGCCAGTATGGATACTTCTTCAGCCCAGAGACTACCTTAACGCCTACATTCTCTGGTTTGGACTCTTAATTGGAGGCATAGCGTTCATAGCACTTGCAAAGCCATTTGAAGCCCCAGGATTTACAACGTTCTCAGCAAACGTTGTTGTTGTTGGGCAGCCATCGCCATTCTGGCCTACAGTTCCGCTGGTGATTGCATGTGGTGCTCTAAGCGGTTTCCACTCCTTAGTTAGTTCAGGAACATCATCGAAACAGCTTGATAAAGAGATCCACGGTCTGTTAGTGGGTTATGGAGGAATGTTCACTGAGGGATTCCTCTCAACAATAGTCATTACCGCCATAGCTGTCTACGGTGTTAAGCTGACCGGGCTGAGCGTTGCTGAGTGGGGAACCCAATACATCACCAAGGGAGGTCTTGGAACCTTCATTGGAGGTTATGCTCAAGGACTTGCTGATATGTATGGAATAGACGTTACACTAGGAAAGACGTTTGCAACCCTTTGGGTTTCAGCCTTTGCATTGACATCTCTCGACACAGCTACAAGGCTTGGAAGATTTGCATGGCAGGAAGTCTTTGGAATGGTTGTTGATACGAGCCAAGGAATCTGGAAGAGCCTAACAAACAAGTGGGTTGCCTCAATAATAATTGCAGTGCTTGGAACTTGGATGGCATGGGGAGCCAGTTATAAAGTTCTCTGGCCAGCATTTGCCGGTATGAATCAGCTTTTAGCATCAATAGCTATGTTGACAGCAGCTCTATGGGCTTACAAGATACAGAAAGCTGGAATATGGAGTTACGCCGTCTTAATTCCAGCTCTCTTCCTGTGGATAACAGTTACGGCAGGTCTCATATGGTACATAGCGGTAGTTCCGCTCAAAGGAAGCACATTAATAGCTGTTAAGGGCTCTCTTATAGTGGGTCTATTGCTTAACTTCCTCTTAGCTTATGACTTCTACCTTGCATGGAAGAGACCTGCCGAGGAATACGAAGCGGCTCCGGCGTGAAACTCCTTTCCATTCTAAATTTTTTAATTTTGTTGAGGTGATTCAATGAAAACCTTCTTAAGGAGGATTCTCTACTGGGTTTCCATACCCATTCGGGCTTTATGGGGATTCAATAAGGGATTTAAGCTTTATTATCTTAGGGGTCTCCAATGGGAGGAAGAAGAACTTGAGAATGTATTTGCACTTCTTCTGCTTGGGAGTTATGTAAGACTCCCAAACCCTCCTGTTGATATTAGCTATAGGCTTCTTCCGTACATGCTCAGGGAGATGTATATTATGCAGGAAAAATCCCTCAATCCATTGACAATGAAAACGGGGTGGTTAAATGTTTGAAAATCTAAAAGCATTTTTTAGAGGATTTTTTAGTTCATTTAAGGCACGTTCTACGGAATATCTCGAGTTTGAGGAGAGAGAGCTTGAAAATGTGTTTGCACTCATACTTATGGGGTCGTTTGTGGGGATACCATCTCCTCCAACGACCCTTGTTATGAGAATAATGCCACATATGGTAAGGGAGATCTATGTAATGCAGAGAAGAGCAGGAGAAATGGATGATATATTTGGAGAGCTGGCAGGAATGTTTGAAATAACATGAGGTGATAACAGTGAAAGAGTACCTTATTCCAAAGGAAGGATTTAGGGTTTTATTCTTCATAGGAAAAGGAGGAGTAGGAAAAACCACCAGTTCTGCTGCAGTATCAGCTGCCCTTTCTAAGAGAGGTTACAAGACACTGATAGTTTCAATAGATCCGGCTCATAATTTGGGTGATGTATTTGAAGTTAAGCTAAATGATAAGCCGAAACAGATAGCCGAGAGCCTCTATGCAATGGAACTTGACATGGAAAAGCTCATTAAAACCTATTTGAAGCATCTTGAGGAGAATCTCAAGCACATGTACCGATACTTGACTGTAATAAACCTTGAAAAGTATTTTGAGGTGCTCAGCTTTTCTCCCGGTATAGAAGAGTATGCCACCCTTGAGGCGATCAGGGAGATACTGCAAAAAGGAGATGAATGGGACGTCATAATCTTTGATACTCCTCCAACTGGACTAACGTTGAGGGTCATGGCACTGCCTCATATTGCTCTGATATGGGTAAATAAACTTATTGAAGTGAGGAGAAAAATTCTTGATAAAAGGAGGACCATTGAGAATATACAGGGAGAAAGGAAATTCATGGTAGACGGGGAGGAATATGAGCTGCCAAGCAGAGAAAGAGAGGATCCGGTTATGAAAGAGCTTCTTGCATACAAAGAGGAAATCGAATTTGTGAGAGATATTATAACAAATAGGGATAGGACAAGTGTAGTAGCTGTGATGAACGCTGAGATGCTACCCCTCTACGAGACGGAAAGGGCACATGAAAGTTTGAAGAAATTCAAAATCCCCTTTAACCTCGTGGTGGTTAACAAAATCATAGAGTTTGAAGAGGAAGTCTCAAAGATAAAAGTGAGGATGGATACTCAGAAAAAGGTTTTGGGGGAAATACACAAGAAATTCAGGGATGTGGATATAGTGAAAGTCCCAATGTTTGAAGAAGAGCCAAGAGGTTTAAAGTGGCTTGAAAGGATTGGAGGTTTAATAATTGGAGATTGAGGAGATTTATCAGGAGTTAAAAAAGGTTAAAGAGCCCATAAGCGGAGAGGACATAGTTAGTTTGGGAATTGTAAGTCTGATTAGAAAAGAAGATAACAAGGTGATAATCTTCCTTGGATTGGCTAGAAGGACTCCGAGACATCCATTTGAGATGGCTGTTAATTGGGCCGTTCATGCCAGAATAGTTAAAGATGTAGTAAAGGTTTTAGAAGGAAAAGTTAACTTTGAGATAGTTGATGATATGACCTTTCAAAAATATTATCCAATAGAGGAGGTTTAATAATGAAGATTACACCAGAATTATTGCTTTTGATTATGTTGTTAGGAGCTCTTGCAACTTTACAGTTTTACAGAGGACGAAAACTGAATTTGACTATAATGGACTACTATTTGAGAACTATAGAGGACATAGTGAAGCCAAAGGATAAAGATTACGTTTGGGTTGGAGGGTACGTTGGCTTTAGAGCATTTTACAAAGTCAACGAAGGTAACATTGATAAATTTGAATACACTTTAACCCTTTTGCCGAGACAGAGTATCCTCTACTTTCCGATTTCAAAGATTATAAACAGGCATGACAAAATATACTTTATTTTGAAACCATACTCAAGAATAAGGCGTGAGGCACATTTAATACAGAGAGGATACTATCGCTTTAAACCAAAAATTGAGGATGAGGAGCTTTTACAGAGGGAAATAGTTGAAATCAATGGAAAGCAGTATGAGGCTCTCTTCGAAAAGAAGCGTGATGTAGAATTATTGAAGGAATTTCTCCAAGGGTTTTCAAGAATTGAGAACGTTAAACACATTTCAATTACTCCAAAAACCAACGTCGTTTACGTGTTCATGAAACCAGAAATTGAAACCATAAAGCAGGATGTGGAACATATGGTTCGCTTTGTAAATGATAAACTAAAGGAGAGTCCATTTGAACGCTAACATGCAAAATTTAATAAATTTCTTTCTCTATTCTTAGTTCATGATAGAGAAACTCTTCAGGCTTGGGTACTCAAAAGAGTTTGCAGAGAGGTATTTTGATCTCTGGGGAGAGAGAGCAGTGAGGATAGCAGAAGCTATGGAAAGGCCATTGCCCCGGTGCTTTCGGGTTAACACTCTTAGGACTGAAATATCTACTATCACTAAAATCATGAACAAAAAGGGTTTTCAGTTTAAACGCATTTCTTGGGCAAGAGAGGGGTTTTGTTTAACACGTGAACCTTTTTCGATCACATCAACTCCAGAATATCTGGGGGGATTAATCTATATCCAAGAGGCCTCTTCAATGTATCCACCAGTAGCTCTTGAGCCAAAGCCCGGAGAAATTATAGCGGATATGGCTGCAGCTCCGGGAGGGAAGACATCTTATATGGCCCAACTAATGAAAAACAAGGGAGTAATATATGCCTTTGATGTGGGGAGAGATCGACTAAAAGAGACCAGACTTAATCTTTCAAGACTTGGGGTGACAAATACCATCCTCATTCATAAAAGTTCTCTGTACATGGGAGAACTTGGCATAGAGTTTGATAAAATTCTTTTGGATGCTCCATGTACTGGTAGTGGCACAATCCATAAAAATCCAGAGAGAAAAGCAGATAGAACAATTGAAGATGTTAAATTCTGTCAAAACCTGCAAATGCAAATGATCAAGGTTGCATTAGAGAATCTAAAGGTGGGAGGAGTGTTAGTGTATTCTACCTGTTCATTGGAACCAGAGGAGAATGAATTTGTAATTCAATGGGCGCTTGATAACTTTGATATTGCACTTTTACCCCTTAGATTTGGGGAACCGGCCTTGACTTCTCCATTTGATATAGAGCTTAGTTCTGAACTCGCTAAAGCAAGACGATTTTATCCGGATGAACATAATACTAGTGGGTTTTTTGTGGCAAAGATACAGAAAAAATTCTAAAATAGAAAGAAAAACATTTAATAACACGTTAATAACAATAATCTTAGGTGAATACCAATGAAGTTAAAGTTAAGGGAGTTTTTAAATGATATTCGTGAGGGAGAGAGAATATTCATTGAGTATGAATCCACGACTCACCCGGAACTTTTTCTTGATGGATTGGTGAAATGGAGCAATGAAGAGGGGATACCAATCTTAATCATTGACATGTTGGATATATTTCATCTCTTTGTCCAGCAGCTTAGATTTTTAGGATATAAAACTCATCATTTGGAAAATCTCTGTGTTATTAAAGGAGGAGGCAGGGTCGAATTTGGGAAGGTAATTGGAAGAGTTAGGATAATGGAAGAGTTTTATGTACAACTTAAAGAGTATACTGATGCAGTAAGGTTATTCTTTGAAAAAGCCAAATCTGATAAGGCCGTTATTGTGTTTTTGGGCACGGAAAAGTTCTTGTACTCCTTCCAAGAATCTTCCTATAGGGTCGAGGAGTATTTTGAGAAAATTGTAAGAAGCCCATTGTTTGAAGGAAACATGATCTTTGTTTTTGCTCTAAAGGGTCTTATGGGTGCTCAAGTCAGGGCTCTATGGTATGAGAGCTCCACAAGAGTTCTTGAGATTAATGGTAGAGGAGACAGATTTTTTATTAAAAAAGCACCTAAACTTGATCATTTGGATGGGGTGATAGAATTATGACTTCCACAGTGGAGGAGGAAATCTTGGAATATGCAAAG harbors:
- a CDS encoding carbon starvation CstA family protein → MNSAVIILAAAIIYVAMYFTYGKALQNKVVKADPNRPTPAHKLYDGVDYVPAHPVVLYGHHFASIAGAGPITGPAIAMAWGWLPSLLWVWFGNVFIGAVHDYLALMASVRYDGKSIQWIAGKIMSKRTGVAFEVYIWFTLLLVVAAFVAVVARLVVLTPEAATATLLFLLVAIILGWLMYKMNVNFYVATIIGLILLVVAVWIGFKNPLIFVQGQTVDGSPEYLQAYHYWNIILMIYIIVAASLPVWILLQPRDYLNAYILWFGLLIGGIAFIALAKPFEAPGFTTFSANVVVVGQPSPFWPTVPLVIACGALSGFHSLVSSGTSSKQLDKEIHGLLVGYGGMFTEGFLSTIVITAIAVYGVKLTGLSVAEWGTQYITKGGLGTFIGGYAQGLADMYGIDVTLGKTFATLWVSAFALTSLDTATRLGRFAWQEVFGMVVDTSQGIWKSLTNKWVASIIIAVLGTWMAWGASYKVLWPAFAGMNQLLASIAMLTAALWAYKIQKAGIWSYAVLIPALFLWITVTAGLIWYIAVVPLKGSTLIAVKGSLIVGLLLNFLLAYDFYLAWKRPAEEYEAAPA
- a CDS encoding ArsA family ATPase, producing MKEYLIPKEGFRVLFFIGKGGVGKTTSSAAVSAALSKRGYKTLIVSIDPAHNLGDVFEVKLNDKPKQIAESLYAMELDMEKLIKTYLKHLEENLKHMYRYLTVINLEKYFEVLSFSPGIEEYATLEAIREILQKGDEWDVIIFDTPPTGLTLRVMALPHIALIWVNKLIEVRRKILDKRRTIENIQGERKFMVDGEEYELPSREREDPVMKELLAYKEEIEFVRDIITNRDRTSVVAVMNAEMLPLYETERAHESLKKFKIPFNLVVVNKIIEFEEEVSKIKVRMDTQKKVLGEIHKKFRDVDIVKVPMFEEEPRGLKWLERIGGLIIGD
- a CDS encoding iron-sulfur cluster assembly protein — translated: MEIEEIYQELKKVKEPISGEDIVSLGIVSLIRKEDNKVIIFLGLARRTPRHPFEMAVNWAVHARIVKDVVKVLEGKVNFEIVDDMTFQKYYPIEEV
- a CDS encoding NOL1/NOP2/sun family putative RNA methylase, which produces MIEKLFRLGYSKEFAERYFDLWGERAVRIAEAMERPLPRCFRVNTLRTEISTITKIMNKKGFQFKRISWAREGFCLTREPFSITSTPEYLGGLIYIQEASSMYPPVALEPKPGEIIADMAAAPGGKTSYMAQLMKNKGVIYAFDVGRDRLKETRLNLSRLGVTNTILIHKSSLYMGELGIEFDKILLDAPCTGSGTIHKNPERKADRTIEDVKFCQNLQMQMIKVALENLKVGGVLVYSTCSLEPEENEFVIQWALDNFDIALLPLRFGEPALTSPFDIELSSELAKARRFYPDEHNTSGFFVAKIQKKF
- a CDS encoding DUF257 family protein encodes the protein MKLKLREFLNDIREGERIFIEYESTTHPELFLDGLVKWSNEEGIPILIIDMLDIFHLFVQQLRFLGYKTHHLENLCVIKGGGRVEFGKVIGRVRIMEEFYVQLKEYTDAVRLFFEKAKSDKAVIVFLGTEKFLYSFQESSYRVEEYFEKIVRSPLFEGNMIFVFALKGLMGAQVRALWYESSTRVLEINGRGDRFFIKKAPKLDHLDGVIEL